The genome window ACTTGATATTAAAAATTACCTTGAATTTGAAGGCAAAGGCGTTTCTTATTGCGTTGTTTGCGATGGTCCTTTTTATGCAGGAAAACCTGCAATTGTTATTGGTGGCGGAAATTCTGCTGTCGAAGAATCAAGTTTTTTAGCCTCAATTGCTTCTAAAGTTTATGTTTTAGTTCGCGATTCACAGTTTAATGCCGAACCAATGCTGATCGAGGATTTGAAAAAAAATAAAAATGTCGAAATTCTTTTTAACACAAAAGTTTTAGAACTGCAAGGTGATCAGGAATTAAAATCGGCAATTATTGAAAGCAACGGCGAAAAAAAAACTTTAGAAATCAGTTCACTTTTCCCTTACATCGGTTTTTTACCAGCAACAAACTTTTTGCATAAAAACCATAAAGAAATTCTTGATAAAATTAATTTCATTAGTGTTGATCGTTATGGCCAATCAAAAATTCCTGGAATTTATGCAGTTGGCGATGTTGTGACAAAAGATATAAGACAAATTGTTACCGCCGCAAGTGATGGCGCAATTGTAGGTAAAATTTTAACTAATCGAATTAAATAATTAAGGTGTTTGAAACGTGAAAATAGTTAAAAAGATACAGAAAACAAAACGTTTATCGAGAAAGTCAAAAATTCTTTTAGGTTTAGGTATAAGTTCATCTTTTCTTGCAGTTTTAAGCGTTTCCCTTGCAGCATCTTATGGTTTTGCCTTAATTAAAAAAAAATCATACGAAACAACAGTTGATGATTTAAATAAACTTACATCAAAAATTAATGCCTTAAGTTTTAATGCGCAAAAAATTTCACCTTTTTCCACTTATGCAACTTTAAAAAATGACTGAAAAACAATAAAAAATTCTGAAAAAAACGGTGAATTCTTCGATTTTTACACTCTTGAATACAAAAGATTACAACCCTATAAACTACCAAACGGAATTTGGGCTGAATTCACAAAAATTGAACCCGATGATGCAAATCAGCAATTTAATGTCGAATTTGTGCTTAAATCTTATAACGGTTCAAGAATTATAAAATCTGACATCAAAACCGATAAAGTTGCTATAAATCCTAATTCTACTTTTTTTTTAGAAAATTTTTATCAAGCACTCCAAATTGACTTGAAAAATGTTACACCTTTTTCGCGAACTGACAAAGATAAAAAAAGCCCAAGTATTTGACTTGCAACCGATTTTCTAAACGAAATCAACGTTGAACCAACAGCCGATGATGCAATTAAAAAAATCCGCGAATTTTTCAATTTTGACTTTGATTCAGTATTAAAAAACAAAAATTTTAGCATAAAACACAATAATAGTTTAGTTTTTCCTTACAAAATTGAAATTCTAAAGAATAGCGATAATACTTGACTAAAACCAAGCCAACTAAACTCTGATTTTCTCGAAATTCAAGGAAAAATTAGCTTTACCGATGAAGCCAAAAAGGTTTTCCCAAAAAATTTCAACACCAGCATAACTAAAAATTTTAATTTTTTACTTTATGACTCAAGTAAAAACGAATCGGCTTTTGCTAACCCGAAATTTTTCATTAACATTCCAAAATTAGTTGAACTAAAAGTTGAAAAATTTTCTAGCGAAAATCCAGAAGGCAAAACTGATTCTTCACAAAAATCAATTTCTTGAGTTTATAATTACCTTAAATATAAAGAAAAATCAACCTTAAAAACTTCTGATGAAGCAAAAAAAGCACTTAATTCCCTTCTTAAAAGTGATTTAAAACTTGATTTTGGCGAGTATAGCGATTTAGAACAAAAAATCAAACAAAAATTTGACTACCAAATTCTAGTTGATAAAATTCGTTTCGATGCCGACGGAGAATCATCACTAATCTACATTCCTTTTGAAATCAGTTATCCTCTTGATGAAAAAAAGCAAAACAAATTAAAAACTGAAACAAAAATCTTATTGAGAAACTTTAAAAATTCAACTTCACAACCAAGTTCAGTGTTCGATTCTAAAGCTTTTACAACAATTCCAGTCGTTAATTTAAAATACATCAAAGACAAAAACCAAAATGACAGCAACGAAGTTTATCAATCTTTTGAATCAGTTTCAAAAGTTGAACTAGAAAGATTATTGGCAGCAAACCAGCACGAACAAATTTATGATATTTTAACTGATTCTTCCAAATTTAACATAACTTTTCCAGAAAGAGAAATTTTAGACTCCTGAATTTCTAGTTACGATTTCCCATCAGTTGAAGAATTTTCAAAAAGAACTTTAGTAGCAAAAACACTTGAAAATGGCACAGAAACTCAACCTTTTTTCAAAAACAACCAAGAATTTCTATTTTTCACAAAGAAAATTTTAAATCTGCCAAAAGAAGAAGCAAAAAAATATCTCGACATTCTTTTTAAAGCGCTCACAAAAGAAGAAGAGAAAAAAGCTGAAAAAAGTACTGATGAATCACAAAAATCAGCAGAACCAGGTGGAGATTCTACAACTAATTCAGCAGTTACAACTCAATCGGTTGCTGTAAAAGTTAGAAAATTTCAGGAAACAGAAGCGCAAAGTCCGCAGAATTCAAGCCAAGAAAATGGGCAAAACGGAACAGTACAAAATGGTCGATCAGATTCGTCTCCAGCTAAACCTGCTGATTCTGAAAGTTCAGAATCTACACAAGGCGATCAAAAAACCAATCAAGAATCAGATTCAGCACCTGAAGAAAACACAAAAGCAACTGAATTTAACGACAAAATTGTCGCAAATCTTCGAAGTCAATATTTAGTTTCCGCCTTTAAAGATTTAATTTCTAAAATTGAATCTTTAAAAGTTGATCCTGAAAAAAAGAATCAAGAATTAAATACTGAAAATTTTACAGATTTATTTATCGAATCTTATAAAAACAGCGATTTAGTTAGTCAGTTTGACAATTTCGGCGAAAAACTTAACTATAACATCGTTTTTGTTGCTGGTCAAGATAGTGAGAAATTTAGTGAAGATGAAAAAATAAACTCACCTAATCCAAATTCAAGTGGTTCTGATTCACAAAAAAATGCTGAAAATGAAGGGAATTCCGACGAAAGCAGCCCTTCAGATTCTAATAGTGGCACCGGAAATAAAAGTGCCGAATCTGCAGACGGTTCAACTGGAAACCAAACAGAACAATCTCAAGACGGAACAACTCAAAATGTTTTAGTAAAAAATAAAGTTACTCTGTTCCAAAATGGTGATACTTCTGGTGGTGATAACAGTGGTCAAGTTGGTAATTCTAGCGACGCGCAACAAACAGGCCCAAATTCTGAAACTAAACCAGAGCAGGAAACCGAGACTTTCAAACTCGGTTATTATTACACTTTCACATCTGGAAATGGTAACAAAATTGTCTTTAGAACACCGGTTAATTCTATAAATTTAAAGGTTTTTTTAGCTGAAAAACCTGGAATCACACTTGAAAAATTGTCTTATAATGTCTTGAATTTTCCACAAAAACTTTTAACATTACAGTTAGCAGATTCTAATTTTGCAACTGCGGACACTATTAACAAAAGTGTTGAAGACATTCTGAAAACTGAATTTAACAATCAAGATAAAGATTTTGAAAAAACAACTGAAAGTTTTAAAAAACTTTTTGGAAACAAAACTTTTGTCAAAATTTATCCTTTATTAAGCGGAAATGGTCTTGTTTATAAAAAAGATAGCGTATTTAAAGATAAATTTGGAAACATTAAAATCAGATTTACTGTTAAAGACCTAACTCCAGAAGAACAGAAAAAAATTGTTTTACCAAATATTTTAGAGACTGAAAAACCGCAAAACGAAGGAGAAGCAACCGAACCTTCGCCAGCAGCACCAGTCGCTCCAGCTGCTCCAGCGCCCGCCGCACCCCCAAGTACTCCAGCGGCTCCTTCTGGATCTGGTTCCACAACTTCCCAACTAAAAAACGAACTCGAAAAATTCACTCCACAAGAAAAAGAAGCAAAATATCCACTTGTTTTCACAGTAATCAAGTCAAATAAACAACAAATAAGAAACTAGGTTAAATATGAAAAATACTAAAACACAATCTAAAACGGAAACTAATAATACCAAAACCAAAATCGTTAATAAGGTTTCAAATAAAAGATCTTTAATGATAATGGCGACTTGACCAATCGCTGGAATTGCTGTTTTAGGTTTTTCTTTTTTAACTTTTTCGCTTGTTGAATCAAAATATTATTCAAAAGTGGACGGGCGAAATTTAGTAACAACTGATTTAAGTCAAAGGGGAATCCAGTTAACAAGTCAGCAATTTGCTAACATTGTTGACAAAATGGAAATTGATAAAGATTTTGCTAAGTATTCAGCGAGCCAGATTCTTGAATTAGCTCGTAATTCACAGTCTAATTTTCGTTTAATTAACATTTTTAACCTTGGTGATTTCAGCTCAAGATACCCTTTTTTAAAACTTAACATCAACCCGATTGAAAATTCAGATGTCGAAGATAAAACTTTAACAACAAAGGTTGTTAATAATAATTTAGTCAACGTTGTTTTTACCGCACATGACCAATTAACAAATAAAACTTATTCGAAAGTTCATTCAATTCGTGGTTTTGAAGGAAAAGGTGATATCCCTTTTATTAATTTTAATGTTGATCAGCAAAAATCATCCTTTATTTTACACACAGTTGAACCAACAAAAAAATGAAATGTTCTTTCTTTTGTTGATAGTTTAAATAACGAATATAAAAAAACAAAGAATGCGAAAACTACCCTTGAAAAATACGGTTCTTTTTTACTACTTGATTCAAATGATGTCGTTATTGACTTTCCAGATAAAACCAGATTTGATTTCCAAACCGATTCTAATGGAAACATAATTTTTAAAAACATCAAAGATTCAACAGGTAATTTATGAATCCCGTTTGATATTTTCGATGAGCAAAACAAAAAAATTCGCTCTTTTGATTTAAAAGTCGGAAATTTACTAGATTATAACGAAATTAATAATTATCTGAATAATTTATTAAAAAACAATGATGATTTAATTGTGCTAAAAGATGAAAAAATTCAGGAAATGGTTGCCAAAAATGTTTCTTTATCAACTTTTTTAATTAGTAATTCTGGGATTCGTCACTTTTTTGATACCACCAAACTAGATTCACTATTCACAAATTCCTTACCTAATTTTGGAATCAGGTTAATCACTGCGAACAGACAATATGACCGACTTGGACAAGTTGATTTAATGATTCAAATGAACTTTAAAGCTAAAACCAATTTAAGCCCCTCTGAAAATCAAAGTTCTGGAGAAAATCAGGCGCAAAAAGCAACTGAAGAATCAGAAGGAAAAACTGAAAAAACACAGCCTGAATCTGAATCACAAGATGGAACTGCACCAAAAACTCAAAGCGACTCCGCCACTGAAAATCAAGTTGTTCAAAATCAAAAAACATTGAAAAATACAGCATCTTTATTCCAAGAAGCCGAAGTTCAACCTGAAAATCAAGTTGAAAAACCTTCTGTACAAACCGAAGATGAACTTGAAGTACAAAAAAATTACCGTGACTTTAATTTCATTTATACCTTAAAACCTTTTAAAGATTTACCGCAACGATATTTAAATTCGGCGATCAAAGATAACGATTATTATGTAATTAAAGATAAATTTAATTATCTTAATGGTAGTGAAATTATCAATAACCTAAAAACAATTAATGCTAGTTTTTATTCTTTTGAAGAAAATAAAGACACAAATAAAGGTTATGAAATTGTTAATTTAACAAGCAGTCCCACTTATGATAGTTTAACAAGTCAAAAAGCAATTGTAGCGTGATTTAAAGACTTTTTTAATGATTCGCTTGAATTTCCAAGTTGAAAAAAAACAAAACCAACAGAAAAACCTGAAGAAATTTTAGCAGAAATTTTTGCTAAAATGAATAACATAATTAATTCCAAACAAATTTTTTCTTATGGAGTTAAGTACAATTTATTCTTTGATAATTTAGCTCGCGAACTGAAAATAACCATCAGCATTCATGATAAATTCAACAAGGTTTTAGGTAAAAAAGTTGTTAAACTTGCGGGGTTAGCGCCTGCAAATCCGCC of Mesomycoplasma dispar contains these proteins:
- a CDS encoding P97 family adhesin, translated to MKIVKKIQKTKRLSRKSKILLGLGISSSFLAVLSVSLAASYGFALIKKKSYETTVDDLNKLTSKINALSFNAQKISPFSTYATLKNDWKTIKNSEKNGEFFDFYTLEYKRLQPYKLPNGIWAEFTKIEPDDANQQFNVEFVLKSYNGSRIIKSDIKTDKVAINPNSTFFLENFYQALQIDLKNVTPFSRTDKDKKSPSIWLATDFLNEINVEPTADDAIKKIREFFNFDFDSVLKNKNFSIKHNNSLVFPYKIEILKNSDNTWLKPSQLNSDFLEIQGKISFTDEAKKVFPKNFNTSITKNFNFLLYDSSKNESAFANPKFFINIPKLVELKVEKFSSENPEGKTDSSQKSISWVYNYLKYKEKSTLKTSDEAKKALNSLLKSDLKLDFGEYSDLEQKIKQKFDYQILVDKIRFDADGESSLIYIPFEISYPLDEKKQNKLKTETKILLRNFKNSTSQPSSVFDSKAFTTIPVVNLKYIKDKNQNDSNEVYQSFESVSKVELERLLAANQHEQIYDILTDSSKFNITFPEREILDSWISSYDFPSVEEFSKRTLVAKTLENGTETQPFFKNNQEFLFFTKKILNLPKEEAKKYLDILFKALTKEEEKKAEKSTDESQKSAEPGGDSTTNSAVTTQSVAVKVRKFQETEAQSPQNSSQENGQNGTVQNGRSDSSPAKPADSESSESTQGDQKTNQESDSAPEENTKATEFNDKIVANLRSQYLVSAFKDLISKIESLKVDPEKKNQELNTENFTDLFIESYKNSDLVSQFDNFGEKLNYNIVFVAGQDSEKFSEDEKINSPNPNSSGSDSQKNAENEGNSDESSPSDSNSGTGNKSAESADGSTGNQTEQSQDGTTQNVLVKNKVTLFQNGDTSGGDNSGQVGNSSDAQQTGPNSETKPEQETETFKLGYYYTFTSGNGNKIVFRTPVNSINLKVFLAEKPGITLEKLSYNVLNFPQKLLTLQLADSNFATADTINKSVEDILKTEFNNQDKDFEKTTESFKKLFGNKTFVKIYPLLSGNGLVYKKDSVFKDKFGNIKIRFTVKDLTPEEQKKIVLPNILETEKPQNEGEATEPSPAAPVAPAAPAPAAPPSTPAAPSGSGSTTSQLKNELEKFTPQEKEAKYPLVFTVIKSNKQQIRN
- a CDS encoding NAD(P)/FAD-dependent oxidoreductase, whose protein sequence is MESYYDVIIIGAGPAGLTTALYASRGNLKVLILEKGAPGGKLVSQSKIENWPGDEIIDGATLALRMYKHPLKFGAKHRFCDVDYLETNSEFEHTVYCKDGKTFNGKSVVIASGMVERKPLDIKNYLEFEGKGVSYCVVCDGPFYAGKPAIVIGGGNSAVEESSFLASIASKVYVLVRDSQFNAEPMLIEDLKKNKNVEILFNTKVLELQGDQELKSAIIESNGEKKTLEISSLFPYIGFLPATNFLHKNHKEILDKINFISVDRYGQSKIPGIYAVGDVVTKDIRQIVTAASDGAIVGKILTNRIK
- a CDS encoding P110/LppT family adhesin N-terminal domain; amino-acid sequence: MKNTKTQSKTETNNTKTKIVNKVSNKRSLMIMATWPIAGIAVLGFSFLTFSLVESKYYSKVDGRNLVTTDLSQRGIQLTSQQFANIVDKMEIDKDFAKYSASQILELARNSQSNFRLINIFNLGDFSSRYPFLKLNINPIENSDVEDKTLTTKVVNNNLVNVVFTAHDQLTNKTYSKVHSIRGFEGKGDIPFINFNVDQQKSSFILHTVEPTKKWNVLSFVDSLNNEYKKTKNAKTTLEKYGSFLLLDSNDVVIDFPDKTRFDFQTDSNGNIIFKNIKDSTGNLWIPFDIFDEQNKKIRSFDLKVGNLLDYNEINNYLNNLLKNNDDLIVLKDEKIQEMVAKNVSLSTFLISNSGIRHFFDTTKLDSLFTNSLPNFGIRLITANRQYDRLGQVDLMIQMNFKAKTNLSPSENQSSGENQAQKATEESEGKTEKTQPESESQDGTAPKTQSDSATENQVVQNQKTLKNTASLFQEAEVQPENQVEKPSVQTEDELEVQKNYRDFNFIYTLKPFKDLPQRYLNSAIKDNDYYVIKDKFNYLNGSEIINNLKTINASFYSFEENKDTNKGYEIVNLTSSPTYDSLTSQKAIVAWFKDFFNDSLEFPSWKKTKPTEKPEEILAEIFAKMNNIINSKQIFSYGVKYNLFFDNLARELKITISIHDKFNKVLGKKVVKLAGLAPANPPLFVAKQNLATFFIDGGGGYKLKDQNNFASPKNIEAFKSITNPQVLITTVKNQTTNSDKTIKLVKNGEVLHPSLNDEPLKFVYQTEENKAYEDVTFDEKKPFFFGFSVQNNLENGKHKVLLSFSKKETGTTENNNNNLIWMKRFDKKSEVKPQISDDSSEIPDDSPVWVIGVSKKNEIATAQNGQPPKKIIGILPVEDGQFTNFVLSYNGFSENSATSGAGQGTSTNKKIKVKIASSKSKNQPEIELEEDFWGTTQTSGTAQTNNLSLILGDSENKSTVNSEVLFRFFTQFQYEFSDKKTFEEAFNNSLK